A single Paraburkholderia sp. D15 DNA region contains:
- a CDS encoding response regulator, whose amino-acid sequence MTSVLLVDDDVEALAAWRAVCEADGYDVRSATNGRDALASFAGSPVDIVVADWRMPIMSGSELCHQLRTAPGLADVAFVLVSGEPSPPAFVSYDAFLRKPVEGAELLTTMRRLLMDKVGHRSR is encoded by the coding sequence ATGACAAGCGTCTTATTGGTGGATGATGACGTCGAAGCGCTCGCGGCATGGCGCGCGGTATGCGAGGCAGATGGGTACGACGTCCGGAGCGCGACGAATGGGCGAGACGCGCTGGCAAGCTTTGCCGGCTCTCCCGTCGACATCGTGGTTGCAGACTGGCGCATGCCCATCATGTCGGGCAGCGAGTTGTGTCACCAGTTACGCACCGCGCCGGGACTCGCCGACGTCGCATTCGTTCTGGTCTCGGGAGAGCCGAGCCCGCCGGCGTTCGTGAGTTACGACGCGTTTCTGCGCAAGCCCGTGGAAGGTGCCGAGCTTCTCACGACCATGCGCCGACTGCTGATGGACAAGGTCGGGCACCGGTCGCGATAG
- a CDS encoding CbtA family protein: MVGKLLVRGMLAGIAAGLLTFGFARVVGEPQVDQAISFEEKADAAKGEAPEPEIVSRETQAGLGLLTGVVTYGAAVGGLFSLVFAYAYGRVGAASARALSAWLALAAFIALVIVPNIKYPANPPSVGDPETIGMRTGLFFLMIAISVAAMVFSLKVRRRLAVQLGAWNGSIVAGVLFVAIIAAVQLSMPVINEVPAAFPAVLLWKFRVAAIGMQVIMWTTIGLLFGALVERSAFVRPVRRAAI, from the coding sequence ATGGTCGGTAAATTGTTGGTACGCGGGATGCTCGCAGGCATCGCCGCGGGATTGCTCACGTTCGGTTTCGCCCGCGTGGTCGGCGAACCGCAGGTCGATCAGGCGATCTCCTTCGAGGAGAAAGCCGATGCCGCTAAAGGCGAAGCGCCCGAACCGGAAATCGTGAGCCGCGAGACCCAGGCCGGTTTGGGTCTGCTCACCGGCGTGGTGACGTACGGCGCGGCAGTGGGCGGGCTGTTCTCGCTGGTGTTCGCGTATGCGTATGGCCGGGTCGGCGCGGCGAGTGCGCGGGCTCTGTCCGCCTGGCTCGCGCTCGCGGCGTTCATCGCACTGGTGATCGTGCCGAACATCAAGTATCCGGCGAATCCGCCATCGGTCGGTGACCCCGAAACGATCGGCATGCGCACCGGGTTGTTCTTTCTGATGATCGCGATTTCCGTCGCGGCGATGGTGTTCTCGCTGAAAGTGCGTCGACGTCTGGCCGTGCAGCTCGGCGCATGGAATGGATCGATCGTGGCAGGCGTGCTGTTCGTCGCGATTATCGCGGCCGTGCAGCTGTCGATGCCGGTGATCAACGAAGTGCCCGCGGCCTTCCCCGCCGTGCTGCTGTGGAAATTCCGCGTAGCGGCGATCGGCATGCAGGTCATTATGTGGACCACGATCGGACTGTTGTTCGGCGCGCTGGTCGAGCGCAGCGCTTTCGTGCGGCCGGTCCGGCGCGCGGCGATCTAG
- a CDS encoding CbtB domain-containing protein — MTQAVFDSANAPVAQPTPIPLRELLPWIVFGGLLLLLAIYFVGAEEGATSLVPGMYVHEFVHDGRHLLGFPCH, encoded by the coding sequence ATGACCCAAGCTGTATTCGATTCCGCCAATGCGCCCGTTGCGCAACCCACGCCGATTCCGTTGCGCGAATTGCTGCCGTGGATCGTGTTCGGCGGCCTGCTGCTGTTGCTCGCCATTTACTTCGTGGGTGCGGAAGAGGGCGCCACGTCGCTCGTGCCCGGCATGTACGTCCATGAGTTCGTGCACGACGGCCGCCATCTGCTCGGCTTTCCCTGCCACTAA
- a CDS encoding histidine phosphatase family protein produces MDIRLLLISHASTAAMRAGRFPGDVSFDSLDQRSIAEIDATRAHLSIPGDASALVSPALCARATAQALKLAAIVDANLADVNYGAWQGRRLADLLTEAPQELGAWMHDPDAKPHGGESFSQLVKRVGAWLDSLSDPASQRTLDDKNKLRTIVAVTHAPVMRAAIVVALGAAAQVFPRIEIAPLSIIELRCSRRGWTWWPAVG; encoded by the coding sequence ATGGACATTCGGCTTTTATTGATCAGTCACGCGTCGACCGCCGCGATGCGCGCGGGCCGTTTCCCCGGCGATGTGTCGTTCGACTCGCTCGATCAGCGCAGCATTGCCGAAATCGATGCCACACGTGCGCATCTTTCGATTCCGGGTGATGCCAGCGCGTTGGTCAGCCCGGCGCTCTGCGCACGTGCAACGGCGCAGGCGCTGAAGCTCGCGGCAATCGTCGATGCCAATCTGGCCGATGTGAATTACGGTGCGTGGCAGGGTCGGCGTCTCGCCGATCTGCTGACCGAAGCGCCGCAAGAACTCGGGGCATGGATGCATGATCCCGACGCCAAGCCTCATGGCGGTGAGTCGTTCAGCCAACTCGTCAAGCGCGTGGGCGCGTGGCTCGATTCGCTCAGCGATCCGGCAAGCCAACGGACGCTCGACGATAAGAACAAGCTTCGTACTATCGTCGCGGTCACTCACGCGCCGGTCATGCGGGCGGCGATCGTCGTGGCGCTCGGTGCTGCTGCGCAGGTGTTCCCGCGCATCGAGATCGCGCCGCTGTCGATCATCGAATTGCGCTGCTCGCGGCGAGGCTGGACGTGGTGGCCGGCAGTCGGCTAG
- a CDS encoding P-loop NTPase fold protein — translation MTRTPTLLLDEPSNVDDLGGAHARIATTISKLVLTSPGGQTIRLDGTWGAGKSTVVKIVAEQLEHSAPKKPGKEVLQSPDVAVFQYDAWVHVGDPLRRAFLSALVQKLTERKWLENSDGTASESLWTKRLDQLSRRLKTTSRKTTPFFSNSAKVILSALAALGIAAPMLAELEKRLIEPLGVAPLLASTALTGFVAFALFHLLSNEAMGFIIRRNSDEEAVEVRDDPEPTSIEFQDAFGELMQVILEQDNRRLVIVIDNLDRIDQADTKAVWALLRSFLDNPQFKSHEWLRRLWVLIPVADEGRVLQSSTPASAVSAKDPAPSSFLEKVFQLRFSLPPPMLHSWKNYFNGKLVQAFGEDLLGDYDEILRLYEELPLSASLTPRAIVSFVNELVLLKIEWSDKVSLSSLAAYLLSKEKLLADSCVPPTEVTRILREESLADTFAMLHHHASTKEEASYISVRPRLEAALDNGDSEALSRLFQESPAFQFVLDRYIRQDLSALQGQQERLLQAVRAICPLAIAEDGTQLKHKPLTAGTMLHFRQVALSTMAASKSLRLLNENLVSGLQALLDISSSREQTAMLIVEMLRNIVATADDQPDPLTKQIAVAWEAWTSSLGGVLSISEVHSAITAEGAEQIALPVGAELWARLCQETRHTERSWILTCCTCRGGEDAKLTWLRTRFESEKMETAAVALLKQAMETGEEHFFDAIAEGIVKKQVHAYKISSWGSDDYLIPSLAALFSLDRLRLKPYLRRLVDSGELFRVFGTSTPTSDWKSAVLIYFIVFATDGMLKTEITAFLGGKESVDGLQFVTRLVEGKIGLNTDQVRNFVEVLDTLAVYEVLQLLATGWGNKGLITSLVPALALSERFIYYIRAQGDFKTELIAFANKYVIDPQLRHQFVESALSTEESTAAQKSFGDESILIERLREVQIPA, via the coding sequence ATGACTCGAACACCGACCCTTCTTCTGGATGAGCCATCGAACGTCGATGACTTGGGCGGAGCACACGCAAGGATTGCAACGACGATATCGAAGCTCGTCCTGACATCCCCTGGCGGGCAAACAATTAGGCTCGACGGCACGTGGGGAGCCGGAAAATCGACCGTCGTGAAGATCGTCGCCGAGCAGTTGGAGCATTCTGCCCCCAAAAAGCCTGGCAAAGAGGTATTGCAATCGCCTGACGTCGCAGTTTTCCAGTACGACGCGTGGGTGCACGTCGGCGATCCGCTTCGTCGTGCATTTCTATCAGCGCTTGTACAAAAACTCACTGAACGAAAATGGTTAGAAAATTCCGATGGCACGGCGAGTGAGTCTCTCTGGACGAAAAGGCTAGATCAACTGAGTCGACGGCTCAAAACAACGTCTCGGAAGACAACCCCATTCTTCTCCAACTCCGCCAAGGTAATTTTGTCGGCGCTTGCGGCGCTAGGCATTGCTGCACCGATGTTGGCGGAGCTCGAAAAACGTCTAATCGAACCGCTCGGAGTTGCACCACTTCTGGCCTCGACTGCGCTGACAGGCTTCGTAGCTTTCGCATTGTTTCATCTGCTTTCCAACGAAGCCATGGGCTTTATCATCCGACGCAATTCGGATGAGGAAGCTGTCGAAGTTCGGGACGACCCGGAGCCGACTTCCATCGAGTTCCAAGATGCGTTCGGTGAACTGATGCAGGTCATCCTTGAGCAAGACAACCGTCGCCTCGTCATAGTCATAGACAATCTCGACCGCATTGACCAAGCCGATACGAAAGCAGTGTGGGCACTTCTCCGTTCGTTCCTCGACAATCCCCAGTTCAAATCACATGAGTGGCTCCGTCGATTATGGGTGCTCATACCAGTGGCGGACGAAGGGCGAGTGCTTCAGTCATCCACGCCTGCCTCGGCTGTATCAGCGAAAGACCCTGCTCCGTCATCGTTCCTCGAAAAGGTTTTCCAGCTACGATTTTCCTTGCCGCCACCGATGCTTCATTCGTGGAAAAACTACTTTAACGGAAAGCTGGTGCAGGCATTCGGGGAAGACTTGCTTGGTGATTACGATGAAATTTTGCGGCTCTATGAAGAGCTACCGCTCTCGGCTAGTCTGACTCCCCGAGCAATCGTGTCGTTTGTCAACGAACTTGTCTTGTTAAAGATTGAGTGGTCCGACAAAGTATCCCTATCCAGTCTGGCGGCGTACCTTCTCTCGAAGGAAAAGCTCCTCGCGGACAGTTGTGTTCCGCCGACGGAGGTAACTCGAATTCTTCGCGAAGAGTCTCTAGCCGATACGTTCGCCATGCTGCACCATCATGCATCAACGAAAGAGGAGGCTTCCTACATTTCTGTTCGTCCAAGGCTTGAAGCCGCTCTGGACAATGGAGACAGCGAAGCGTTAAGTCGGCTGTTTCAGGAAAGCCCTGCTTTCCAATTCGTTCTCGACCGATATATTCGGCAGGACCTAAGTGCTCTCCAGGGGCAACAGGAACGCTTGCTGCAAGCTGTAAGGGCGATTTGCCCCTTGGCAATAGCGGAAGACGGTACGCAGCTCAAGCACAAACCGCTGACGGCGGGAACGATGCTTCATTTTCGTCAGGTGGCCTTGTCGACCATGGCTGCTTCAAAAAGCTTGCGGTTGCTCAATGAAAATCTTGTGTCTGGTCTACAAGCCCTACTGGACATCTCGTCGTCTCGCGAACAGACGGCTATGCTGATTGTCGAGATGCTCAGAAACATCGTTGCAACTGCGGATGACCAACCAGACCCATTAACTAAGCAAATTGCTGTGGCGTGGGAAGCATGGACCTCTTCGCTTGGTGGCGTACTTTCAATATCGGAGGTGCACTCAGCAATAACAGCGGAAGGGGCGGAGCAGATTGCGTTGCCGGTTGGTGCCGAACTGTGGGCTCGACTCTGCCAAGAGACCAGGCACACTGAGCGTTCTTGGATTTTGACTTGCTGTACGTGTAGAGGTGGCGAAGACGCGAAACTGACTTGGCTTAGGACTCGATTCGAATCCGAAAAGATGGAAACTGCTGCGGTCGCACTCCTTAAGCAAGCTATGGAAACAGGAGAGGAACACTTCTTCGACGCTATCGCTGAAGGCATCGTTAAGAAACAAGTCCACGCCTATAAGATTTCTTCCTGGGGAAGCGACGACTATTTAATACCATCCCTCGCGGCATTGTTTAGTCTCGACCGTTTGCGCTTAAAGCCATACCTGCGTAGGCTAGTCGATAGTGGTGAGTTGTTCAGAGTGTTCGGCACGTCGACTCCAACAAGCGATTGGAAGTCGGCCGTGCTAATTTATTTTATAGTATTCGCGACCGACGGCATGCTGAAGACTGAGATAACGGCCTTTCTCGGCGGAAAGGAGTCCGTTGATGGTCTGCAATTTGTGACGCGGCTGGTCGAAGGAAAGATTGGGCTAAATACCGATCAAGTTCGAAACTTTGTGGAGGTGCTCGACACCCTTGCAGTCTACGAAGTGCTGCAGTTGTTAGCGACAGGTTGGGGTAACAAGGGGCTGATAACCTCCCTTGTGCCAGCACTAGCTTTAAGCGAGCGATTTATTTATTACATCCGTGCACAGGGTGACTTCAAAACCGAGTTGATAGCCTTTGCGAACAAGTACGTGATCGATCCACAGTTACGTCATCAGTTTGTCGAATCGGCGCTTTCGACCGAAGAATCAACGGCCGCACAAAAATCATTTGGCGACGAGAGCATCTTAATCGAACGGTTGCGGGAAGTGCAGATTCCCGCGTGA
- a CDS encoding alpha/beta hydrolase, with amino-acid sequence MTQPSIMDDERAPNERPVAVVASRYLQVSTPAGSGTVPVFANGDWLAPAPTVRRVVILIHGRLRNGDTYFELAQRACESAGASADDTLLIVPQFLASADLDAHALPSSTLHWDWTGWMGGDNSQGPAPLSSFDVLDAILHTLASREQFGALTDVVIAGHSGGGQVVQRYAVVARGDALLTARGVALRYVVANPSSYVYFDAMRPDARGEFVAFDAASCSSFNRWKYGLEHLPAYAKDAGASGTIDDAMTEKLEARYVQRDVTVLLGGADCDPQHPALDRSCAARAQGAHRLERGLAYARYMASRHPRGLSTHRTFVIDGVGHDAGGIFTSARGREALFGTGQR; translated from the coding sequence ATGACCCAGCCTTCGATCATGGACGACGAACGCGCGCCGAATGAACGCCCGGTCGCGGTCGTCGCGAGCCGTTATCTGCAGGTCTCGACGCCGGCCGGCAGCGGCACGGTGCCGGTGTTCGCGAACGGTGACTGGCTCGCGCCGGCGCCGACGGTGCGGCGTGTGGTGATTCTGATTCATGGACGTTTGCGCAACGGCGATACGTACTTCGAGTTGGCGCAGCGCGCGTGCGAGTCGGCCGGGGCGAGCGCGGACGATACGCTGCTGATCGTGCCGCAGTTTCTCGCGAGCGCGGATCTCGATGCGCATGCGTTGCCGTCGTCCACGTTGCATTGGGACTGGACCGGCTGGATGGGCGGCGACAACTCCCAAGGTCCGGCGCCGCTCAGTTCGTTCGACGTGCTCGACGCGATTTTGCACACGCTCGCTTCGCGCGAGCAGTTCGGCGCATTGACCGACGTGGTGATCGCAGGGCATTCGGGCGGCGGCCAGGTCGTGCAGCGATACGCGGTCGTCGCGCGCGGCGATGCGTTGCTGACGGCGCGGGGCGTCGCGCTGCGTTACGTCGTCGCGAATCCGTCGTCGTATGTGTATTTCGATGCGATGCGGCCGGATGCGCGCGGCGAGTTTGTCGCGTTCGATGCGGCGTCGTGTTCGTCGTTCAATCGCTGGAAGTATGGGTTGGAGCATTTGCCGGCGTATGCGAAGGATGCCGGCGCGAGCGGTACGATAGACGACGCCATGACGGAAAAGCTCGAAGCGCGTTACGTGCAACGTGATGTCACCGTGCTGCTGGGCGGCGCGGATTGCGATCCGCAGCATCCGGCGCTCGACCGGTCTTGCGCGGCGCGTGCGCAAGGGGCGCATCGGCTGGAGCGGGGGCTTGCTTACGCGCGCTATATGGCGTCGCGGCATCCGCGGGGATTATCGACGCACAGGACGTTCGTGATCGATGGCGTCGGGCATGACGCGGGTGGGATCTTCACGTCGGCGCGGGGGCGGGAGGCCTTGTTCGGCACTGGACAGCGGTAG
- a CDS encoding MFS transporter, translating into MSEATTLKQGNGGARPGADPSSALSPAMVRRAIFASVLGNGLEWFDFLIYGYFAKIIAQVFFPGGSGFVSIMLTLATFAVGFIVRPIGGILLGIYADRAGRRKALSLLIISMAASTLLMGLTPGYAHIGIAAPLLVVLARLLQGLSVGGQFATASAMLVEYAPPHKKMFYGSFNMSAQAFALLLSSGVGYLLTTQLTHEQLVAWGWRLPFLFGALAGPFGFYIRHRVAESPEFEQLLEHQDKPPRVTIRQFFHDNGDAAICAMGVIIVGAATNYVWHSYLSVYVERQLHLPLSTALLGAFVSGVLNLFLFPLSGKLADRYGAYRLFYPVVIAWIICVYPLYRFVVTDPTPGHLFIAQMIATVFLAAMSGAHPGMLATLFPVRSRSAGVALSYNIAVTLFGGMAPLTITGLTRVTGSSLTPAFYLIFAGFVSLAMVYFTRAGREPRGAAASVVTH; encoded by the coding sequence ATGAGCGAAGCGACGACTCTCAAGCAAGGCAATGGCGGTGCGCGCCCGGGCGCCGATCCGTCGAGCGCATTGAGCCCGGCGATGGTGCGTCGCGCGATCTTCGCGTCCGTGCTCGGCAACGGCCTCGAATGGTTCGACTTTCTGATCTACGGCTACTTCGCGAAGATCATCGCGCAGGTGTTCTTTCCGGGCGGCAGCGGCTTCGTGTCGATCATGCTGACGCTTGCCACGTTCGCGGTCGGCTTCATCGTGCGGCCGATCGGCGGCATTCTGCTCGGCATTTACGCGGATCGCGCGGGGCGCCGCAAGGCGCTGTCGCTGCTGATCATTTCGATGGCGGCCAGCACCTTGCTGATGGGCTTGACGCCGGGTTACGCGCATATCGGCATCGCGGCGCCGCTGCTGGTGGTACTCGCGCGGTTGCTGCAAGGGCTCTCGGTGGGCGGCCAGTTCGCGACCGCGTCGGCGATGCTTGTGGAGTACGCGCCGCCGCACAAGAAGATGTTCTACGGCAGCTTCAACATGTCGGCGCAGGCGTTCGCGTTGCTGCTGTCGTCCGGTGTCGGTTATCTGCTGACCACGCAGTTGACGCATGAGCAACTGGTGGCCTGGGGGTGGCGTCTGCCGTTTCTGTTCGGCGCGCTGGCGGGACCGTTCGGTTTCTATATCCGGCACCGCGTGGCCGAGTCGCCGGAGTTCGAGCAACTGCTCGAACATCAGGACAAGCCGCCTCGCGTGACCATCCGCCAGTTTTTCCACGACAACGGCGATGCAGCGATCTGCGCGATGGGCGTGATCATCGTCGGAGCGGCAACGAACTATGTGTGGCACTCGTATCTGTCGGTGTATGTCGAACGGCAACTGCATCTGCCGCTCTCCACCGCGTTGCTCGGCGCGTTCGTGTCGGGCGTGCTGAATCTGTTTCTGTTTCCGCTGTCGGGCAAGCTCGCCGATCGCTACGGTGCGTACCGGTTGTTCTATCCGGTCGTGATCGCGTGGATTATCTGCGTGTATCCGCTGTATCGCTTCGTCGTCACCGATCCGACGCCGGGCCATCTGTTCATCGCGCAGATGATCGCCACCGTGTTTCTCGCGGCGATGTCCGGCGCGCATCCCGGCATGCTCGCGACACTGTTCCCGGTGCGTAGCCGTTCGGCGGGCGTGGCACTGTCGTACAACATCGCGGTGACGCTGTTCGGCGGCATGGCGCCGCTTACCATCACGGGCTTGACGCGGGTGACGGGCAGCAGTCTGACGCCGGCGTTTTACCTGATATTCGCGGGGTTCGTGTCGCTGGCCATGGTGTATTTCACGCGCGCTGGTCGTGAACCGCGCGGCGCGGCGGCGAGCGTCGTCACGCACTAG
- a CDS encoding alpha/beta hydrolase, translating into MTFHLSRGLAALCVATSAAVLPAMPQPAFAAHAYKAHLKPVAVISDTRFTLDTPQGQAEFPLYLSKDWNVAQPQVTRAVIVIHGKLRNADVYYRTAQNARAAAHADPDTTLLIAPQFLANLDLRVHDEPADLLRWTGDAWMGGEAANGPAPIGSYEVLDAIVARLADRKLFPNLRHVVFAGHSGGGQVVQRYAVAGRNLAALTDEGIDVRYVVASPSTYAYFDALRPDADGVAAPFDSAQCPDFNQWKYGMDKRPPYLADRSPAQLEATYAARRIDYLVGGADNDPQQSALDKSCAAEAQGPQRVARAQAYYRYMQTRHPQGLNQSFHIVPGVGHDGARMLTSVCALAAMFDTSNAQSTQGCEP; encoded by the coding sequence ATGACTTTCCATCTATCACGCGGTTTGGCGGCGTTGTGCGTCGCGACGAGCGCGGCCGTTTTGCCGGCGATGCCGCAGCCGGCGTTCGCGGCGCACGCGTATAAGGCACATCTGAAGCCGGTTGCGGTGATCTCCGATACGCGCTTCACGCTCGACACGCCGCAAGGGCAGGCGGAGTTTCCGCTGTATCTGTCGAAGGACTGGAACGTCGCGCAGCCTCAGGTCACGCGCGCGGTGATCGTGATTCACGGCAAGCTGCGCAACGCGGACGTGTACTACCGCACCGCGCAGAACGCGCGCGCGGCCGCGCACGCCGATCCCGACACCACGTTGTTGATCGCGCCGCAGTTCCTGGCCAATCTCGATCTGCGCGTGCACGACGAACCGGCCGATCTGCTGCGCTGGACTGGCGACGCGTGGATGGGCGGCGAAGCGGCCAACGGCCCCGCGCCGATCGGTTCGTACGAAGTGCTGGACGCGATCGTCGCGCGTCTCGCCGATCGCAAGCTGTTTCCGAATCTGCGCCATGTCGTGTTCGCCGGACATTCGGGCGGCGGCCAGGTGGTGCAGCGTTATGCGGTGGCGGGGCGCAATCTCGCCGCGCTGACCGACGAAGGCATCGACGTGCGCTACGTGGTGGCGAGTCCGTCCACGTATGCGTATTTCGACGCGTTGCGTCCGGACGCCGACGGCGTCGCCGCGCCGTTCGACAGCGCGCAATGCCCCGACTTCAATCAATGGAAGTACGGCATGGACAAGCGGCCGCCGTATCTTGCCGACCGCTCGCCCGCGCAACTCGAAGCGACCTACGCGGCGCGGCGCATCGACTATCTGGTGGGCGGCGCGGATAACGATCCGCAGCAAAGCGCGCTCGACAAATCCTGTGCCGCCGAGGCGCAAGGTCCGCAACGCGTGGCGCGTGCGCAGGCGTATTACCGTTATATGCAGACGCGTCATCCGCAGGGGTTGAACCAAAGTTTTCACATCGTGCCGGGCGTCGGTCATGACGGCGCGCGCATGCTGACTTCGGTCTGCGCGCTGGCGGCGATGTTCGACACATCGAATGCGCAAAGCACGCAAGGATGCGAGCCATGA